The following proteins are encoded in a genomic region of Pan troglodytes isolate AG18354 chromosome 2, NHGRI_mPanTro3-v2.0_pri, whole genome shotgun sequence:
- the ADIPOQ gene encoding adiponectin isoform X1, whose translation MDGVLCRSQLGVCVGSVSPWLTVHMWIPGLRMLLLGAVLLLLALPGHDQETTTQGPGVLLPLPKGACTGWMAGIPGHPGHNGAPGRDGRDGTPGEKGEKGDPGLIGPKGDIGETGVPGAEGPRGFPGIQGRKGEPGEGAYVYRSAFSVGLETYITVPNMPIRFTKIFYNQQNHYDGSTGKFHCNIPGLYYFAYHITVYMKDVKVSLFKKDKAMLFTYDQYQENNVDQASGSVLLHLEVGDQVWLQVYGEGERNGLYADNDNDSTFTGFLLYHDTN comes from the exons ATGGATGGAGTCCTTTGTAGGTCCCaactgggtgtgtgtgtggggtctGTCTCTCCATGGCTGACAGTGCACATGTGGATTCCAGGGCTCAGGATGCTGTTGCTGGGAGCTGTTCTACTGCTATTAGCTCTGCCCGGTCATGACCAGGAAACCACGACTCAAGGGCCCGGAGTCCTGCTTCCCCTGCCCAAGGGGGCCTGCACAGGTTGGATGGCGGGCATCCCAGGGCATCCGGGCCATAATGGGGCCCCAGGCCGTGATGGCAGAGATGGCACCCCTGGTGAGAAGGGTGAGAAAGGAGATCCAG GTCTTATTGGTCCTAAGGGAGACATCGGTGAAACCGGAGTACCCGGGGCTGAAGGTCCCCGAGGCTTTCCGGGAATCCAAGGCAGGAAAGGAGAACCTGGAGAAGGTGCCTATGTATACCGCTCAGCATTCAGTGTGGGATTGGAGACTTACATTACTGTCCCCAACATGCCCATTCGCTTTACCAAGATCTTCTACAATCAGCAAAACCACTATGATGGCTCCACTGGTAAATTCCACTGCAACATTCCTGGGCTGTACTACTTTGCCTACCACATCACAGTCTATATGAAGGATGTGAAGGTCAGCCTCTTCAAGAAGGACAAGGCTATGCTCTTCACCTATGATCAGTACCAGGAAAATAATGTGGACCAGGCCTCCGGCTCTGTGCTCCTGCATCTGGAGGTGGGCGACCAAGTCTGGCTCCAGGTGTACGGGGAAGGAGAGCGTAATGGACTCTATGCTGATAATGACAATGACTCCACCTTCACAGGCTTTCTTCTCTACCATGACACCAACTGA
- the ADIPOQ gene encoding adiponectin isoform X2 — protein sequence MLLLGAVLLLLALPGHDQETTTQGPGVLLPLPKGACTGWMAGIPGHPGHNGAPGRDGRDGTPGEKGEKGDPGLIGPKGDIGETGVPGAEGPRGFPGIQGRKGEPGEGAYVYRSAFSVGLETYITVPNMPIRFTKIFYNQQNHYDGSTGKFHCNIPGLYYFAYHITVYMKDVKVSLFKKDKAMLFTYDQYQENNVDQASGSVLLHLEVGDQVWLQVYGEGERNGLYADNDNDSTFTGFLLYHDTN from the exons ATGCTGTTGCTGGGAGCTGTTCTACTGCTATTAGCTCTGCCCGGTCATGACCAGGAAACCACGACTCAAGGGCCCGGAGTCCTGCTTCCCCTGCCCAAGGGGGCCTGCACAGGTTGGATGGCGGGCATCCCAGGGCATCCGGGCCATAATGGGGCCCCAGGCCGTGATGGCAGAGATGGCACCCCTGGTGAGAAGGGTGAGAAAGGAGATCCAG GTCTTATTGGTCCTAAGGGAGACATCGGTGAAACCGGAGTACCCGGGGCTGAAGGTCCCCGAGGCTTTCCGGGAATCCAAGGCAGGAAAGGAGAACCTGGAGAAGGTGCCTATGTATACCGCTCAGCATTCAGTGTGGGATTGGAGACTTACATTACTGTCCCCAACATGCCCATTCGCTTTACCAAGATCTTCTACAATCAGCAAAACCACTATGATGGCTCCACTGGTAAATTCCACTGCAACATTCCTGGGCTGTACTACTTTGCCTACCACATCACAGTCTATATGAAGGATGTGAAGGTCAGCCTCTTCAAGAAGGACAAGGCTATGCTCTTCACCTATGATCAGTACCAGGAAAATAATGTGGACCAGGCCTCCGGCTCTGTGCTCCTGCATCTGGAGGTGGGCGACCAAGTCTGGCTCCAGGTGTACGGGGAAGGAGAGCGTAATGGACTCTATGCTGATAATGACAATGACTCCACCTTCACAGGCTTTCTTCTCTACCATGACACCAACTGA